CGGCAGAAATCGTTGCACACAGGCAAGACGGTGTACTGATCACCGCTCACCGTCTCGGATGCGTGATGGCGAATGCCGGTATCGATCATTCCAATGTTGGTGATGAAGACAGTGTGCTTCTGCTTCCGAAAGACCCGGATCACAGTGCACGCGAATTAAAAAAACAGTTTCATCGCTTGTGCGGCGTCGATGTCCACATCATCATCAACGATAGTTTTGGCAGAGTGTGGCGCCATGGCACGGCAGGATGCGCAATCGGTGTAGCGGGCTTTTCCCCGCTTAAAAATTATATTGGGAAGCCGGATCTGTTTGGGCARCTCTTACGAACAACCCAAGTGGCAGTGGCCGATGAACTCGCCGCAGCAGCGTCTTTCTTAATGGGACAAGCCGATGAAGGATCGCCTGTTGTGCTGATCCGCGGCGCGAATTTGCCCCCCGCTGATGGAACGGTCCAGCAGCTTATTCGCCCCAAAGAGGAAGATTTATTTCGTGAAACCTCCTCCACACTGGCGGTGGAAATGGCCTAAGCGTGAAATGAGAGGTGGCCGCGCGAAGCCAGTTCACGGCGAACGCGTTCACCGAGACCGTGCTGGATCGAGGCATCAGACTGTCGATGGACGGCAAAAGAAGCTGGCGTGATAACGTGTTTGTTTAACGCGTGTGGCGCAGCGTCAAGTATAAAGAGGTCTACCTGAAGGGGGTACGAGTCGGTCAGTAGGCGAGGTCAATACACGCGGGAGGTGGTATGTGGGCAGCCAAATTGGGAAAAGCAGCGGTTAAAGTGGGGGGTGGTCTTGTCGGAGGTGCAATAATTGACCGCATGTCCAAAACTAACGAAACCGCTAACGAAGCGGAGAAGGTCCATGCGCCAGGCCCGTCAAGGGTTCCCAACTCTCTACTAAGAACAGGTAACCAGCGCCTTAATGATATCAGCCAGCGTATCGCTCCCTCGGAAAATGCCAATCCTGTCACTGAGGGTATTGTTAATCAATATAATAAACGCGTGAATTTGCTGGAAAAATGTCGAACTGTGATAACGCAACCGTCTCAGTCAATGCAAAACGTTCAAACAGCCCTCCACKATTTGGCAGATGATGCTAGAACGTTGCAAGGCGCAGCCAATATTGCACGTGGAAACGCCTCGATTACACCGCAAGAAGCAACTAAAATTACTCATGCAGTCGCCACCGATTCAGTCGAAGGAACGTACAAAACAGTTAAGGCAGCAGCGAGTGCCGCCATCGCCAGCGTCACCACCACGCCAGAAGGTGTCCAGCAAGTCGCGGATGCAATGAGTAGCCGTATTTCGCATGATACGACTGCGGCCGCAGCCGGTTTAGGCGCTGCCAATGCTGCTGCGGCGGCAATCGGCATGATTCCCCATCCAGCCGCCAAAGTTGCATCTGCCGTCCTTAAAATTGGCGGAACGGCCGCAACGGGTGCGCAGCTTTCAGAAAAGATGCGTGAAGCATCGGGTAAGACAAGTGACAGCGCGACCGGAAAAGTGCTTGGGGAAGTGCTGCGCGAGAAAGCGACTAACAAGGCGCACAGCAATGCGGCGCCGGTGCCATCGACTTCGCTGAATACCGCGACTCAACCGACGTCAATGGATTCGCATAGAGCAGCACTGTGTCATGCGATACAGGCACAGTCAACGACGCGACCGAAATTACCGGCAAGCGTGACGCAGTCCGTAGAAAAATGGATGACTGAAAATTGGGCACCCGCTGAAACGCAAACTTCTGATAAAAACCAGTCTTTACAGGTCATACTGGAAGATCCGCTTGCAGAAGCTTCGTCAGATGACGAAGAGACGACAGAAACGTTACAGGCGACGCACCAGCACAGTGTCGCGATGGAGCCAGGCATATGACGTTGCGTGCGCTGTAGGCCAAGCGCGGGCCGCTCAGGATGTCCCGAGCGTGCTAGCCAACACTTTGGCAGCCAGCGTCTTGCCGGTGCCCGAGGCGCCGTAAAAGAGCGCACTGATGCCCATGGCAGTGCTAAGCTTGCGTGCAAAGCCGCGCTAGCACCGCCTCCCGATGGCGAATCGCGGCCCCCACTTCGCGTAGCT
This sequence is a window from Mycetohabitans rhizoxinica HKI 454. Protein-coding genes within it:
- the cofE gene encoding coenzyme F420-0:L-glutamate ligase — protein: MSHTTQTARSMTVSAIGGIPLIQTGDDLGQIIKEAIHKNGIALENGDVLVLAQKIVSKSEGRWAALSSVTPGKQAIDLAQKVDKDPRLVELILSESAEIVAHRQDGVLITAHRLGCVMANAGIDHSNVGDEDSVLLLPKDPDHSARELKKQFHRLCGVDVHIIINDSFGRVWRHGTAGCAIGVAGFSPLKNYIGKPDLFGQLLRTTQVAVADELAAAASFLMGQADEGSPVVLIRGANLPPADGTVQQLIRPKEEDLFRETSSTLAVEMA
- a CDS encoding AAA family ATPase → MGISALFYGASGTGKTLAAKVLASTLGTS